The genomic interval TGCCGTCGCACTGCGGCTGCCCGACTTGGGACGTTCGATCGGTGCTGAACGGACTATAGTATCATCCCCACCCCCGCTGACCATATAATAGCGCAACTCGTAACTTCTGGTCTGGGGATTAAGACCGTAGGTTTCAAAATAGGCGTAAAGCTTCTGATTGCGACCGGCAACAAACCGGCGCCCCGGATTTGGTATCACTGCCAATGCCTGAGTCTGTGAATCTGCCAAGAGTGCATTCCCCAGCTGAATCGAACTGAGCATCAGCCGATCGCCAAATTGTGGAACAGTAATGGTATCGGTAACGGTTCCAGCATGCATGGAATCGGCAACTGATGTTCGGACCTCATAACTACCGGCAGGTGCAATGACACTGAACTGATCAACAAATACCCGATGACTGACAATCGCCTCCTGGAAACTTCGTAGCCGTGCCCTTTTGATCAAAGTCCCCGATTCCGAAAACTGACGGTTGATGCCGTTAATGGAAAACTCAATCCGGAACGGTGCCACCAGCAGACTATCTACGGACTGAAAATTCAGCTCCCGGAAACCGATGCCGTAGTAAAACTCTATACGGACCGAATCGGCAGTGTGACGAAAGACTGCCCAGTCAAAGTCAAAATGCAGTGTATCACCGAAAGCCGCCCAAAACAGCACCAGGTTTACCATTACTATCATCACTACCTCCACAAGACAAATTCACCGGAACCGAAACGGTCAACAAAAATAAAAGTGAGATTGCGTTGATAATAGTACCATACTTCCTCAGCCGGCCGGTCTATTTCAAACGGCCGGGACTCAACCTGGTCTGGAGGCCCGTAGAGCACATAAATTTTTCCCCGGTCACTCCGGTAACCCAAATCCCCCCGGCTGAAGTTCTGCTCGCAGTATTCAATCCGGTTAAAATACTCCTGCTCCCGCTCATTGACCGCGGTTGAGGGATTCGGGTCTTTATCCTGCCAGAATTCCTTCCACGCGGACTGACGATCTGCCCGCACCGTCCGCTTTAACCTGCGAATCTCATCCTGAGAGGCAATATAGATCAGCTGTTCAACTCTGGCATTCCACGAACTGTCATCGTAGTAAAACGGCAGTTTAACCTCAAACTCTACTTCTCCATCCCCGTTACCGCTCAAAAGTCGGAATTCAGCGGTATATGTCCCGCTGCCCCAAAAACCGGAATCGGTTACCGGTAACCGTAACTCGGCAGTCAACCGGCCCGCATTAGGGCTTACGGCTGTCCGCACCCCATTCAACACCCGACTCCCCCTTTTAACCAGCCAGAGCACACTGTCCCCACAAGAAATTGCAGAACTGCCGGCAGGCACAAATTCTGCCTCAATTTCAATTGTATCATTCAGACCGTAAATCCGACTGGGGTTCGCCCGGCCGGATTTAAACAACCGTAAATGTCCCCCCCGTCCGTCCCCTTCAGGAATGAACCGGCTCACCGCCTGCCGCTCACTTAAACGGTCATACACACTCACCCGGACTGCGGCCGTCCCGCTGGGCAGAGAAAATCGAACTGCACCGCTGATGATCGAATCGGGATTCACCGTTGCGGAATAATCTGCCACCTGCACCTCATGTTCCCAGACATCTGCTGCCATCACCCGGCTGGACCGGTCCAGCGCTTCCATTGTCATCCGGTAACGGGCAGCAAAACCACTCCCGTTTCTTACAAACGTAAGTCCGGAATATGGAATTTCATAAAAAAAATCCATTACCCGTAAGCCACCGGTGTCCTCATAAACAGTATAATCGGCATTGATTTTAATATTTCCTTGGAATACGGGCAGCACAATGCCTGATATCAGTATCCACGGCAGCAGTAAAACAATCATTGTCCAGTCTTAAATTTTACCCCTAAGATCTTTAAAAGTCAAGGAGTTTATCCTGCTGTCCAGCCTCTGTTAGCCGCAACCGGTTTAATCCCGTCATTCCCCTCTAATTGACATCCAACTTAATCACAATATATTATAACACTGTGGCGATTCTACTCCTCGAAATTGGAACCGAAGAACTTCCGCCCGGTGTGGTGGAAAACGCCGCATTTGAACTCCGGCACCGGTTGCTGAACCTCTTAAGTGAAAATAACCTCCCGGTGGGAAGCGATCAGCTCTTCTGGACTCCAAGACGTTTAGCGGTAAGAATAAACGACCTGGCACTGACAAAACCGGCTGTTGAAGTTGAAATCCAGGGACCGCCGAAAAAAGCCGCCTTTGACGCTGACGGTAACCCCACAAAAACCGCCACCGGATTTGCCCGCAGCCACGGCAGATCAGTTGAAGACCTCTATGTGAAAACGACTGAGCGCGGGGAGTATGTATTTCTGAAAAAAACTCTGCCCCCGGTTCCCACCGAAGCAATACTCGGACAGGAACTTCCTTCTCTCATCAGCACCCTACCCTTCCCTAAAACCATGCGCTGGGATGACACTGGGATCCGCTTTTCCCGTCCGATCCGCTGGATATTATGCCTGCTGGATTCTTCTCCCATCCGGTTTACCCTCGGCAGCATTATGGCGGACCGCTATACCTTAGGCCATCGCAACTTCACATCCGAACCTCTGCCGGTATCAGCACCCCAGGACTATGAACAGCTGCTCCTTGAGCACAAGGTGATCGCCGACCCGAAACAGCGGGCAGCGTTCATTCAAGACCGTCTCCAGCTCCTTGCCTGCTCGGTAAACGGTCAGATAGTCGGCGACAAGGATCTGCTCGAGGAAACGCTCAACATCACCGAATACCCCGAACCGCTGCTCGGCACTTTCGATCCTGAATTTCTCAAACTTCCCCGCCCGGTACTCACTACCGCTCTGCGCATGCATCAACGCTGTTTCTCGATAGAGGACACCCAAGGTAACCTGCTTTCCTGTTTCATCGCGGTACTCAATACCCCGGACTGCGACACCGGACTCGTCCGCCGCTGGTACGAACAGGCAATTGAATCCCGTCTCCGAGACGCCCGTTTCTTTGTTGAAGCCGATCTGAAAACCGGGTTGGAACCGCTTGTAGAGCAAGAAAAAAATGTCACCTGGATTGAAGGCCTGGGCAGCTACTACGACAAGACCATGCGGCTGCTACAGATCTGTCACCATCTTGCGGAAACCGCGAGCATTCCTGCACCGGAAAAACTGGATCGTGCTGCCTATCTCTGTAAAGCCGACCTGTTAACCAATCTGGTCCGGGAAAAGGAGTTTACTGCACTTCAGGGAATTGTCGGTTCCATCTATGCCCGGCTTTTAGGTGAAGACCCGGTTGTTGCCCAGGCGATCGGCGAGCATTACCTTCCCAAAACCGCTGATGACCCTCTGCCCCGCTCTATTCCCGGTGCACTTCTCAGCATTGCCGACAAAATCGACAACATCTGCGCTACCTATCTTACCGGGAACATCCCGACCGGTTCTGAGGACCCCTTCGGTGTCCGGCGTCAGGCAACTGGCATACTGCGGATCATTCTCCATCATGGCCTGCCGGTAGCGATTGACCGGCTGATTGAAACCACGCTGAACTTCTTCGCAGCAAACAAAACTACGGAAATTGTGCGGCTGATTCTTTCCCTTTTCCAGGAAAGACTGAATGCCCTGTTGATCGAAAATGGCATCCCCTACGATGTGGCCAATGCGGTTCTCAGCACTGTCTGGCACACTCCCGCAGAAGCGCTGGCGCGGGCGCACAGCCTTGTGGAATTCAGCCACTCCCCGGACTTTGAAAAACTGATTACAGGGCAGAAAAGAGTTGTCAACATCCTGCGCGGTCAGACAGTTGCCGGACTCCCGGACCCGAACCTGTTGACAGAACCGGCTGAGAAGGAACTGTTCAATCAGGCAAAGACTATCGAACCCGAGCTCAACCGGTTAATCGAACAGCAGCACTACCACGCCGCCCTGCAGTTACTGCTGAACCTACGTCCGGCAATTGACCGGTTGTTTGACGATGTGCTCATTATGTGCCCGGACGAAAAAATCCGGACCAACCGCCTGAAACTCCTCCACTACCTCCGGTCGCTCTTTACCCGAATTGCCGACCTTTCAGAAATTGTGCTTGAGGGCATAAAACCGGCCTGAAACTTGGCAAATACCCTTAAAACTTCGTACGTGATAGTCACATTAACATTTTTTCTCCTTTCCCCGTTCTGCCACTGCGGGACAAAAAAACCGCAGGGGGCGCCCGAGGAAAAAAAGGAAGCGGT from candidate division WOR-3 bacterium carries:
- a CDS encoding GWxTD domain-containing protein, translating into MIVMVNLVLFWAAFGDTLHFDFDWAVFRHTADSVRIEFYYGIGFRELNFQSVDSLLVAPFRIEFSINGINRQFSESGTLIKRARLRSFQEAIVSHRVFVDQFSVIAPAGSYEVRTSVADSMHAGTVTDTITVPQFGDRLMLSSIQLGNALLADSQTQALAVIPNPGRRFVAGRNQKLYAYFETYGLNPQTRSYELRYYMVSGGGDDTIVRSAPIERPKSGSRSATALEINIDSLNPGSYELVVEVVDHPFSVQNRVIFNLVEAVTSQPRAERYHLQLTPREQRYYQELQYIATPRELEYYNRLSPEGREAYLAWFWSRHNLSEFVRRMETVEGRFATARTPGIKTDRGRIYVKYGEPDAIERKTMEMEVKPREYWFYYQLGLTFIFIDIHGDGNYRLAWTNSPEEPKTGLEHLLTTEEQDLYH
- a CDS encoding GWxTD domain-containing protein — encoded protein: MIVLLLPWILISGIVLPVFQGNIKINADYTVYEDTGGLRVMDFFYEIPYSGLTFVRNGSGFAARYRMTMEALDRSSRVMAADVWEHEVQVADYSATVNPDSIISGAVRFSLPSGTAAVRVSVYDRLSERQAVSRFIPEGDGRGGHLRLFKSGRANPSRIYGLNDTIEIEAEFVPAGSSAISCGDSVLWLVKRGSRVLNGVRTAVSPNAGRLTAELRLPVTDSGFWGSGTYTAEFRLLSGNGDGEVEFEVKLPFYYDDSSWNARVEQLIYIASQDEIRRLKRTVRADRQSAWKEFWQDKDPNPSTAVNEREQEYFNRIEYCEQNFSRGDLGYRSDRGKIYVLYGPPDQVESRPFEIDRPAEEVWYYYQRNLTFIFVDRFGSGEFVLWR
- the glyS gene encoding glycine--tRNA ligase subunit beta, yielding MAILLLEIGTEELPPGVVENAAFELRHRLLNLLSENNLPVGSDQLFWTPRRLAVRINDLALTKPAVEVEIQGPPKKAAFDADGNPTKTATGFARSHGRSVEDLYVKTTERGEYVFLKKTLPPVPTEAILGQELPSLISTLPFPKTMRWDDTGIRFSRPIRWILCLLDSSPIRFTLGSIMADRYTLGHRNFTSEPLPVSAPQDYEQLLLEHKVIADPKQRAAFIQDRLQLLACSVNGQIVGDKDLLEETLNITEYPEPLLGTFDPEFLKLPRPVLTTALRMHQRCFSIEDTQGNLLSCFIAVLNTPDCDTGLVRRWYEQAIESRLRDARFFVEADLKTGLEPLVEQEKNVTWIEGLGSYYDKTMRLLQICHHLAETASIPAPEKLDRAAYLCKADLLTNLVREKEFTALQGIVGSIYARLLGEDPVVAQAIGEHYLPKTADDPLPRSIPGALLSIADKIDNICATYLTGNIPTGSEDPFGVRRQATGILRIILHHGLPVAIDRLIETTLNFFAANKTTEIVRLILSLFQERLNALLIENGIPYDVANAVLSTVWHTPAEALARAHSLVEFSHSPDFEKLITGQKRVVNILRGQTVAGLPDPNLLTEPAEKELFNQAKTIEPELNRLIEQQHYHAALQLLLNLRPAIDRLFDDVLIMCPDEKIRTNRLKLLHYLRSLFTRIADLSEIVLEGIKPA